A DNA window from Macadamia integrifolia cultivar HAES 741 chromosome 4, SCU_Mint_v3, whole genome shotgun sequence contains the following coding sequences:
- the LOC122075735 gene encoding probable beta-1,4-xylosyltransferase IRX14H has protein sequence MKLWVMQQTWNNRRNNFRPNGLLDSGIDGPYKSPSALFWLVLHGLFCLFSLVMGFRFSRLIIFLLFSTTNNNISSITNHLYNTTFTSTTTNVAEGLTSQTLPTLQNPDTPFNETTHINTGSHIVVGRHGILVRPWPHPDPVEVMKAHRILERVQSGQRLQYGIKNPRPLIVITPTYVRTFQTLHLTGLMHSLMLAPYNLTWIVVEAGGPTTETASLLAKCGCRTIHIGFDERMPISWEDRHQMEARMRLRALRVVRDQSLDGIVVFGDDSNMHSRELFDEIQSVKWFGAVSVGILAHSGNPDESLTQKQNDENSPLPVQGPACDSSGNLVGWHTFNPLTSDEKSATYIGDSATVLPRKLEWAGFVLNSRLVWKEAEDKPDWVKDLDTLERNGGDLESPLSLLKDASIVEPLGTCGRKVLLWWLRVEARVDGRFPPGWIIDSPLEITVPAKHTPWPETPLKLPSDEKVGGTQEHMVKHTGKTGKVSKSKHGRRKR, from the exons ATGAAGCTCTGGGTGATGCAGCAGACCTGGAACAACCGCCGGAACAACTTCAGACCAAATGGTCTTCTAGACTCTGGAATTGATGGTCCCTACAAATCGCCGTCGGCTCTCTTCTGGTTAGTCCTCCATGGCCTCTTCTGTCTCTTCAGCCTCGTAATGGGTTTCAGATTTTCTCGTCTCAtcatctttctcctcttctccacTACCAACAATAATATCTCCTCCATAACAAACCACCTCTACAACACGACTTTCACCTCCACCACAACCAATGTCGCCGAGGGCCTCACCTCACAGACCCTGCCTACGCTTCAGAATCCAGACACTCCTTTCAATGAGACAACCCATATTAACACCGGCAGCCACATCGTTGTTGGTCGTCATGGGATCCTTGTCCGTCCCTGGCCTCACCCGGATCCCGTTGAGGTCATGAAAGCTCATCGTATTTTGGAGAGAGTTCAGAGCGGACAGCGGCTTCAATATGGGATTAAGAACCCAAGACCATTGATTGTTATCACACCGACCTACGTCCGCACCTTCCAAACCCTTCATCTCACAGGCCTAATGCATTCGCTGATGCTTGCTCCCTATAATCTCACCTGGATAGTCGTTGAAGCCGGAGGACCTACTACTGAGACAGCTTCTCTTCTCGCCAAGTGCGGTTGTCGAACTATCCACATCGGTTTTGATGAACGGATGCCAATTTCCTGGGAGGATCGCCATCAAATGGAAGCTCGAATGCGGCTTCGTGCCCTGAG AGTTGTCAGGGACCAGAGCTTGGATGGAATTGTGGTGTTTGGGGATGATAGTAATATGCATAGCAGGGAGTTATTCGATGAAATCCAATCTGTAAAATGGTTTGGTGCTGTTTCAGTTGGAATTCTTGCTCATTCCGGGAACCCAGATGAGTCTTTGACTCAGAAGCAGAATGATGAGAACTCACCTTTGCCTGTTCAAGGCCCTGCTTGTGACTCATCTGGAAATTTGGTCGGTTGGCACACATTCAATCCCCTGACTTCTGATGAGAAGAGTGCCACTTACATTGGTGACAGCGCAACAGTGCTGCCTAGGAAGCTAGAATGGGCTGGGTTCGTTCTGAATTCCAGGTTGGTCTGGAAGGAAGCAGAGGATAAGCCAGATTGGGTTAAGGATCTAGATACACTGGAGAGGAATGGGGGTGACCTTGAGAGTCCTTTGTCTCTTTTGAAGGATGCTTCCATTGTGGAGCCTCTGGGTACTTGTGGGCGCAAAGTTCTGCTGTGGTGGCttcgagttgaagctcgtgtgGATGGCAGGTTCCCTCCTGG ATGGATAATTGATTCTCCTTTGGAGATTACTGTGCCTGCAAAGCATACACCTTGGCCAGAGACACCTCTGAAACTCCCATCTGATGAAAAAGTTGGTGGCACCCAAGAGCACATGGTGAAGCATACTGGTAAAACTGGTAAAGTTTCCAAGTCAAAACATGGCCGCCGTAAGAGGTAG